Below is a genomic region from Anas platyrhynchos isolate ZD024472 breed Pekin duck chromosome 4, IASCAAS_PekinDuck_T2T, whole genome shotgun sequence.
TTTCAAAATGGAGCTTTGGAAAAGCTTGGCTGTAGATGGGAGGTACCAGTGCAGCTTCCAGTTTTGCCCAGTCCAGTTAAATAATATACTAGTTTGTGAAAGTCAGGCAAGTTCCCTAACCAAGTTATTTCTCTCTGTTCATGCAGGTGGACATTGATATTAAGATACGAGCTTGCAAAGGAAGCTGTGCTAGAAGTTTTGATTACCAGGTGGACACAGAAAGCTATGATAACATCCAGAAGCAGCTTACCCAGGCCAGCTCCATCAACATGAACCCAGACCTTCAAACAACCACCTTGAGCACACTGAAAATGAGGCCACTTAAGGACTCGACTGTGCCTGAGCATTTTAAGCTAAAGCCTCTGCCAGAAATGCAAGCTCTGAATGCATTTAATAACATCAGGCAGATGCAAGTGGTGTTAGAAAGACCAGAAACAGGCTCGAGCTCCTCCCGAGGCGAGACCCTGTATCACGTGGCAGAATCAAGGGGGGATGGACATTCCCACACCGGCAAATTAGTTACTTCTCCCCATGGGAGAGACACCCCTAGCCTGGGAGACAAAACCACCACTGTTCATAGATGcaccaaaactgtcaccaagaAAGTTGTTACTGGCCCTGATGGCCCCAGGGAAGAAATAGTTGAGAAAATGGTTTCCTCTGATGGTTCAGACTGCTCCCACTTGCAAGGACTAGGAAATATTGGAGGTGAAGGAAGCACGTACCATATCAGTGGGCCAGATAGCTTCCACAACCTAGGCAGGCTTTTCCCTGACTTAGAGCCCTTTCTTACCCATGAATCTGGATCCAGTGGCAGTAGATACACTAGTGGATCTAGCACCATTTCAACTAGCGGCCGTGTCACGGGGACAGGCAGCAGCCACCTGAGTACTGGAACATCCAGCCACACAGGGTCTTACGGAGGGAAAGACAAATTCACTGACTTaggagagggggaagaagaTGACTTTGGAGGACTCCAGTTTCAGCCTGGATTCTCGTCTAGCAGTGCAAGTCACTCCAAGACTGTAGTTACCAGCTCCTCTTCTAGTTTCAACAAGGGAGGCTCCACTTTTGAAACCAAATCACTAAAGACCCGTGAAATATCTGAGCAGCTAGGTGGGGTGCAACACGATCAGAGTGCAGAGGACACCCCAGACATTCAGGCACGCAGCTTCAGAGCGGGAGCAGTGAAGCAAAGGACAGCCAGCACTGGGAAAGGTACACAGGCTCACAGACATAGCTAATGAGGTAGTGGAGCCAAACTCCATCCATAACCAAACTGACAGGTACTGCAGGTACTGCAGTATAATGATGTGATGATAAAATGCCAGAACTGTGTCTGTTTGTTGCCaccttggaaaaaaagaaaatgaaaaaaaaaaaaaagaaagaaagaaaaaaaaagggggaaattatATCATTAATATTTGGGTATTACATAGACAATTCAGTTTAAGAAATACGTAACGTTTTCTTCTCTCAATTCTTTTTAACATTGCCTGTCATTATACCTAGCATAGTCCAAGACATGTTTAACAAATTTTCCTCAGAGCTATTGCTACTTGGATTCCTCTgaagtttttattaaattttaccGATAACTCCTGTCAAACCagatcaacttttttttttagactgcGATGATATCCGCCAGAAACACACTTCTGGTGCCAAAAGTGGCATTTTCAAAATCAAGCCAGCGGGATCCAATAAGGTTTTGTCAGTTTATTGCGACCAAGACACCACTTTGGGAGGATGGCTATTGATCCAACAGAGAATGGATGGATCAGTGAATTTTAACCGGACCTGGCAAGACTACAAGAAAGGTTTCGGCAGCGTGGATGCCAAAGGGCAAGGAGAGTTGTGGCTGGGCAATGAGAACATTCACTTGCTGACTCAGAATGACACTCTGCTTCGTGTAGAGCTAGAGGACTGGGATGGAAATGCTGTGTACGCAGAGTACATTGTGCAGGTAGGGTCTGAAGCAGAAGGGTACGCCCTCACTGTGTCCTCCTACGAGGGCACGGCTGGGGACGCACTGGTCGCTGGCTGGCTGGAGGAGGGCCCCGAGTACACGTCCCACGCCCAG
It encodes:
- the FGA gene encoding fibrinogen alpha chain, whose amino-acid sequence is MINLRFSLRFKLHQKTREEHPLSQSSARSSLKMISMRILCVLLCLNLAWAQDGKSSFEKEGGGVRGPRIVEHMQQSTCKYEKNWPICADDDWGTKCPSGCRIQGLIDDVDQDNSHRIDKIRQLLADNQNNYKTSNRIIVETINVIKPGLEGAQQLDENYGQVSAELRRRIVTLKQRVVTQVNRIKALQNSIQDQVLEMKRLEVDIDIKIRACKGSCARSFDYQVDTESYDNIQKQLTQASSINMNPDLQTTTLSTLKMRPLKDSTVPEHFKLKPLPEMQALNAFNNIRQMQVVLERPETGSSSSRGETLYHVAESRGDGHSHTGKLVTSPHGRDTPSLGDKTTTVHRCTKTVTKKVVTGPDGPREEIVEKMVSSDGSDCSHLQGLGNIGGEGSTYHISGPDSFHNLGRLFPDLEPFLTHESGSSGSRYTSGSSTISTSGRVTGTGSSHLSTGTSSHTGSYGGKDKFTDLGEGEEDDFGGLQFQPGFSSSSASHSKTVVTSSSSSFNKGGSTFETKSLKTREISEQLGGVQHDQSAEDTPDIQARSFRAGAVKQRTASTGKDCDDIRQKHTSGAKSGIFKIKPAGSNKVLSVYCDQDTTLGGWLLIQQRMDGSVNFNRTWQDYKKGFGSVDAKGQGELWLGNENIHLLTQNDTLLRVELEDWDGNAVYAEYIVQVGSEAEGYALTVSSYEGTAGDALVAGWLEEGPEYTSHAQMRFSTFDQDHDRWEESCAEMYGGGWWYNSCQAANLNGIYYMGGHYDPRYNVPYEIENGVVWMPFRASDYSLKITRMKIRPMDTL